The window CGTGAGGACACGCTGCGCGACGAAACCGTGATGGGCGCATGGAAGATCAGCGCGCAGTACGAAGAATGGCAGTTCGGCGACCGGGACAGCCCGTGGCTGAAATCCGATCCGCATCCGACGGCGGGCAAGCCGGTCGGCGGCGCAGTGGTCGCCCAGCTGTCCGACAACGAATTTCTGGCCGCGGGCAGCCATGTCCGCCTCAAGTTCGGCGCGGAAAAGCTGCCCGCCGGGCGGCAGGGGATCATGCTGCGGGTCGAGGAAGGCAGCTATGATGCCGACGGCAACTGGGTGATGCGCCGTGTCTGGAACGGCGATCAGACCGATCACGGCCTGAATTTCGGGGCCGATCCGGTGTTTCTCAAAATCACGATGGGCAGTTTCAAGGAATGACCATGCGCGCATTGAACAGGGTTGGGGCGGCACTTGCGCTGCTGATGGCTGGCGTTTCGGCGGTGCCGGCATGGGCGGCCGAGGTGGAAAAGGTGCCGGGTGGCGTGGTCGTCACGCCCGATCGCGGTCCGGCCAAAAAGGTGCGCGTGCTGGTCTATGGCGCGGATCGTTTCCGCGTCTCAGCAACGCCGACGACGGAGTTCAACCGCCCCGACAGCATCATGGTCGTCGCAAAGCCCGACGGCGCCTTTACGGTCAGCGAGGCGCGCGGCACCGTGACGGTCAAGGCCGAACGGGGCAGCGCGACGATCCGGTTGTCCGACGGGCAGGTCAGCTTTGCCAATGCGGCCGGCAAGACCATCCTGACCGAGGCGGCGCGCGGCGCATTCCAGCCGGTGACGGTCGAGGGCGAACAATTCGTGGCGGTGAACCAGCAGTTCAATCGCGGCACGGACGAGGGCTTTTTTGGCCTGGGCCAGCACCAGAACCGGCAGATGAATTACAATGGCGAGGATGTTGAGCTGGCCCAGCACAACATGTCGATCGCCATCCCCTTTGTCGTGTCGACCAACAATTACGGCGTCCTGTGGGACAATGAAAGCATCACCCGTTTTGGCGATCCCGTGCCCTATGCCCATGTCGGGTCCCGGGACGATGCGGGCCTGACCGTCACCAGCGGCGGAAAGCCGGGGTGGAAGGCCGAATATTTCCTGGACGACAAGCCCGTGGTCGCGCGTCAGGAATCCACGATCAACTATGAATATATCCGCGACCAGAAGAACTGGCCTGAAGCGGCCAAGGCGCAGACGGTTGCGGCGACGACCGGACAGAACACGGCGGGCAATGCGGTGCAGCAGCAGCGCGTGGTGTGGACCGGCACGCTGAATGCCAAGGCCAGCGGCACGCACAAGTTCAAGCTCTACAGCTCGCATTACGTCAAGGTGTTCGCAGACGGCAAGGAAGTGCTGTCGCGCTGGCGCCAGAACTGGAACCCCTGGTACCATAATTTCGAACTGCCGATGACGGCGGGCAAGACGGTCGATCTGCGGATCGAATGGTCGCCCAATGCCGGATATATCGCGCTGTATCACAACGATCCGATGCCCGCGCAGGACCGCAAGTCGCTGTGGCTGTCGTCGGAACTGGCCAAGACCCTCGATTACTATGTCGTCACCGGCGACAATCTGGATCAGGTGGTTGCGGGCTATCGCTCGCTGACCGGCCAGGCGTCGATGATGCCGAAATGGGCCTATGGCTTCTGGCAGTCGCGCCAGCGGTACAACACGCAGGACGAATTGCTGGGCGTGGTGCGCGAATATCGCAAGCGCGAATTCCCGATCGACAACATCGTGCAGGACTGGTTCTACTGGCCCGAAAACGCATGGGGCAGCCACGAATTCGACAAGGCGCGCTTCCCCGATCCCAAGGGGATGGTGGACGAGGTGCACGCGCTGAACGCGCGCATCATGATCTCGGTCTGGCCGAAATTCTATCCGACCACCGACAATGCCAAGGAACTGGATGCCAAGGGCTGGCTGTATCGCCGTCCGCTGGAGGCTGGACAGCTCGACTGGGTGGGCAAGGGGTATCCCAACACCTTCTACAACCCCTACACCAAGGGCGCGCGCGAACTGTACTACAAGCAGATCGAGGACAAGCTGGTCGGGCTTGGTTTCGATGCGTGGTGGATGGATGCCACCGAACCGGATTGGCATTCCAACCTGTCGGTCGAGGAACGCAAGTTCCAGATGAGCCATCGCGACAGCGGCGTCGGCGCGGCCCGGTTCAACAGCTATCCGTTGATCCACGCCGACGGCATGGCTGATGGCCTTCGCGGCAGCCACCCGGATCAGCGGCCCTTCATCCTGACGCGGTCGGGCTATGCAGGGGTGCAGCGTGCATCAAGCGCGCTGTGGTCGGGCGATGTCGCCGCGCGCTGGGACGATCTGCGCGATCAGATTTCGGCGGGCGTCAACCTGTCCATGGCGGGTGTGCCCAACTGGACCCATGACATTGGCGGCTTTGCGGTCGAGGATCGCTATACCAAACAGGATCCGGCGCACGTCGCCGAATGGCGCGAGTTGAACCTGCGCTGGTTCCAGTTCGGCACGTTCAGCCCGCTGTTCCGCAGCCATGGCGAATTTCCGCTGCGCGAGGTCTATTCCCTCGCCGGGGATGATCAGGCGGCATATCAGTCGATGCTGGATTATACCCGCCTGCGTTATCGCCTGTTGCCCTATATCTACACGCTGGCGGCGGACACGCACTTCAAGTCCGGGACGATCATGCGCGGCCTGGCGATGGATTTCCCCGCCGACCGCAAGGGCTGGGACGTGGACGACCAATATCTGTTCGGTCCCGCGTTCCTGGTCGCGCCGGTCACCGAATTCAAGGCGACGAACCGCACCGTCTGGTTGCCCGCCGGCGCCGACTGGTACGATTTTGCAACCGGCCGGCATTTCAAGGGCGGACAGACGATTACCGCCGATGCCCCGCGTGAGCGGATGCCGCTGTTCGTCCGTGCGGGCTCCATCGTGCCGACCGGCCCGGCGGTCCAGTACACGTCGGAACAGCCGGACGGGCCG of the Sphingomonas sp. BGYR3 genome contains:
- a CDS encoding TIM-barrel domain-containing protein is translated as MRALNRVGAALALLMAGVSAVPAWAAEVEKVPGGVVVTPDRGPAKKVRVLVYGADRFRVSATPTTEFNRPDSIMVVAKPDGAFTVSEARGTVTVKAERGSATIRLSDGQVSFANAAGKTILTEAARGAFQPVTVEGEQFVAVNQQFNRGTDEGFFGLGQHQNRQMNYNGEDVELAQHNMSIAIPFVVSTNNYGVLWDNESITRFGDPVPYAHVGSRDDAGLTVTSGGKPGWKAEYFLDDKPVVARQESTINYEYIRDQKNWPEAAKAQTVAATTGQNTAGNAVQQQRVVWTGTLNAKASGTHKFKLYSSHYVKVFADGKEVLSRWRQNWNPWYHNFELPMTAGKTVDLRIEWSPNAGYIALYHNDPMPAQDRKSLWLSSELAKTLDYYVVTGDNLDQVVAGYRSLTGQASMMPKWAYGFWQSRQRYNTQDELLGVVREYRKREFPIDNIVQDWFYWPENAWGSHEFDKARFPDPKGMVDEVHALNARIMISVWPKFYPTTDNAKELDAKGWLYRRPLEAGQLDWVGKGYPNTFYNPYTKGARELYYKQIEDKLVGLGFDAWWMDATEPDWHSNLSVEERKFQMSHRDSGVGAARFNSYPLIHADGMADGLRGSHPDQRPFILTRSGYAGVQRASSALWSGDVAARWDDLRDQISAGVNLSMAGVPNWTHDIGGFAVEDRYTKQDPAHVAEWRELNLRWFQFGTFSPLFRSHGEFPLREVYSLAGDDQAAYQSMLDYTRLRYRLLPYIYTLAADTHFKSGTIMRGLAMDFPADRKGWDVDDQYLFGPAFLVAPVTEFKATNRTVWLPAGADWYDFATGRHFKGGQTITADAPRERMPLFVRAGSIVPTGPAVQYTSEQPDGPLVLHVFAGADASFDLYEDDGTSMGFDRGEFARTPIRWDDKAGTLTIGARQGSYPGMAGKRGISVRVYRPGGTIAPSFEAGSVQVVYDGKAVTLGPDRLK